In Nostoc sp. UHCC 0926, a single genomic region encodes these proteins:
- a CDS encoding Uma2 family endonuclease, whose amino-acid sequence MVVTLQLRQIDVQPGQCLTLREISWAEFEAILEELGEHRAARVAYYQGVLEIRIPSPEHEVDKELIGDMVKILLDELEVDWEPYGSTTFKRSQMAAGIEPDTCFYIQNARQMIGKRRLDLSVDPLPDLAIEIDVTSKTQLSAYLALGVPELWCYGNGKLQVFILNQAKYVEMETSPTFGNLPVIEGILQFLQFSLTEGSSTARRGFRQWVREALAQ is encoded by the coding sequence ATGGTTGTGACACTGCAACTGCGCCAAATCGACGTTCAACCAGGGCAGTGTTTGACATTGCGCGAGATTAGTTGGGCAGAGTTTGAAGCAATTCTAGAGGAACTTGGAGAACATCGCGCTGCACGAGTTGCTTACTATCAAGGGGTGTTAGAGATTCGGATACCTTCACCAGAACATGAAGTTGATAAAGAATTAATCGGCGACATGGTTAAAATCCTACTTGATGAGTTAGAAGTTGACTGGGAACCTTACGGCTCGACAACATTTAAGCGATCGCAAATGGCAGCAGGTATAGAACCGGATACCTGTTTTTATATCCAAAATGCTCGCCAAATGATCGGCAAGCGACGGTTAGATTTGTCAGTTGACCCACTACCAGATTTAGCAATTGAAATCGATGTTACCTCAAAGACCCAGCTTAGTGCTTATCTAGCGTTGGGTGTACCTGAACTTTGGTGTTACGGAAATGGCAAGTTACAAGTTTTTATCTTAAATCAAGCAAAATACGTTGAGATGGAAACTAGTCCTACATTTGGAAATTTACCTGTGATTGAGGGAATATTGCAGTTTTTACAATTCAGCTTGACAGAAGGATCTAGTACAGCGCGACGAGGATTTAGGCAGTGGGTACGTGAAGCATTAGCGCAGTAA
- the hisA gene encoding 1-(5-phosphoribosyl)-5-[(5-phosphoribosylamino)methylideneamino]imidazole-4-carboxamide isomerase produces MDVIPAIDLLEGRCVRLYQGDYDRSQVFSENPADVAKQWVDQGATRLHIVDLDGAKAGKIVNLGAIEAIAHAVSVPIEIGGGLRDRTSVQQLFNLGVQWAILGTIAVEQPQLVQQLCEEFPGQIIIGIDARNGRVATRGWLETSEVLATQLAVQMQELGAAAIIYTDIQRDGTLTGPNFEALQELAAVISIPIIASGGVSSVTNLLSLLALEPQGVTGVIVGRALYTGDILLKEALRAIGPGRIQDIPPNLGFSTFA; encoded by the coding sequence ATGGATGTAATTCCAGCGATTGATTTACTAGAAGGTCGGTGTGTGCGACTGTATCAGGGAGACTACGATCGCTCGCAAGTTTTTAGCGAAAATCCTGCTGATGTTGCCAAACAGTGGGTAGATCAGGGTGCTACTAGATTACACATAGTTGATTTAGATGGTGCTAAGGCAGGTAAAATAGTAAACCTGGGGGCAATAGAAGCGATCGCTCATGCGGTGTCAGTACCCATTGAAATTGGTGGAGGATTGCGCGATCGCACCAGCGTGCAACAATTATTCAATCTAGGCGTACAGTGGGCAATTCTCGGAACCATCGCTGTAGAACAACCTCAGCTAGTGCAACAACTCTGTGAAGAGTTTCCTGGACAGATTATTATTGGCATTGATGCCCGTAATGGCCGAGTAGCAACTCGCGGTTGGTTAGAAACCTCGGAAGTTTTAGCAACCCAACTGGCTGTACAAATGCAAGAATTGGGCGCAGCCGCGATCATTTACACAGATATCCAGCGTGATGGTACACTCACAGGCCCCAATTTTGAAGCTTTGCAAGAACTTGCAGCGGTAATTTCCATTCCGATAATTGCTTCTGGCGGGGTAAGTTCTGTCACCAATTTGTTGAGTTTATTGGCTTTAGAACCTCAAGGTGTAACTGGTGTGATTGTCGGACGTGCCTTGTATACTGGGGATATTTTACTCAAAGAAGCATTACGAGCGATCGGCCCTGGGCGGATTCAGGATATTCCACCCAATCTAGGTTTTTCTACTTTTGCTTGA
- a CDS encoding DUF3593 domain-containing protein — translation MISKETLFALSLFPYLGFLWFISRSPQMPRLALYGFYGTLVFVGVTIPVGIYAVLHYGKSLANVDWLHGGAEVFLTLSNILLVVGFGQAVRQLKMKNEK, via the coding sequence ATGATTTCTAAAGAAACCCTATTTGCGCTTTCACTGTTTCCCTACTTGGGTTTCTTGTGGTTTATCAGCCGCAGTCCGCAAATGCCGCGTTTGGCGCTATATGGGTTTTACGGCACTCTCGTCTTTGTTGGCGTCACCATCCCGGTGGGTATTTATGCTGTATTGCATTATGGCAAGTCTTTGGCCAATGTAGATTGGTTGCACGGCGGTGCAGAAGTATTTTTGACCCTTTCTAACATCTTGCTTGTGGTGGGTTTTGGGCAAGCTGTAAGGCAATTAAAAATGAAAAATGAAAAATAG
- a CDS encoding DUF2499 domain-containing protein, which yields MHTLSIPTWIIHVSSVIEWIVAIWLIWTYGELTGNRNWWGLSLAMLPALVSAMCACTWHYFDNAESLEWLVTLQATMTLIGNFTLWAAAFLIWRSTKSPDTVEPKPIKSEQ from the coding sequence ATGCACACTCTATCGATTCCCACCTGGATTATTCATGTTTCTAGCGTTATTGAGTGGATTGTCGCCATTTGGTTAATTTGGACTTATGGCGAACTTACTGGTAATCGCAATTGGTGGGGCTTATCCCTTGCCATGTTACCAGCTTTAGTCAGCGCCATGTGTGCCTGTACCTGGCATTATTTTGACAATGCCGAATCTTTAGAATGGCTGGTAACGCTGCAAGCTACCATGACATTAATTGGTAATTTTACGCTTTGGGCAGCGGCGTTTTTGATTTGGCGTTCTACCAAATCTCCTGACACTGTTGAACCAAAACCTATTAAATCAGAGCAATGA
- the csaB gene encoding polysaccharide pyruvyl transferase CsaB yields the protein MRALLSGYYGKGNGGDEALLATLLQMLPPDVTPVVLSGNPEETRDRYNVETYNRMAPLPVLQALRSCDALIWGGGSLIQDVTSTISPFYYGGLMALAQKMGLKTVAWAQGIGPLVRPQTNWLARQTFANCTKVSVRDRASAALLSDWQIPCIIAPDPVWALESKPVPGLWDLPAPRVALTLRSHPQLTQTRLANLTRALVDFQKATQAFILLLPFQKSEDLSIAEAIQPQLKDVSKILCLEDPQLLKGVFRGVEMAIGMRLHSLIMAAAVGCRCFALSYDPKVNRLMEDLEMPGWDLASLPEDPNLISLTWMEHYANGDPLSPEQIQSLVDRALMHRELLSQALFNIGLTQ from the coding sequence ATGCGGGCGTTATTGTCTGGATATTATGGTAAAGGTAATGGTGGTGACGAAGCTTTGTTAGCAACGCTTTTGCAAATGTTACCACCTGATGTTACGCCTGTGGTGCTTTCGGGGAATCCAGAGGAAACGCGCGATCGCTACAATGTAGAAACCTACAATCGCATGGCTCCCTTACCTGTACTGCAAGCTTTACGCTCTTGCGATGCCTTGATTTGGGGCGGCGGCAGTCTTATTCAAGATGTTACCAGTACCATCAGCCCATTTTATTATGGGGGACTGATGGCATTGGCGCAGAAAATGGGTTTGAAAACTGTTGCTTGGGCGCAGGGTATTGGCCCGTTAGTGCGTCCGCAAACTAACTGGTTAGCACGGCAAACCTTTGCTAATTGTACCAAAGTTAGTGTCCGCGATCGCGCCAGTGCTGCTTTATTATCTGATTGGCAAATTCCTTGTATTATAGCTCCTGACCCAGTTTGGGCGTTAGAATCTAAACCAGTACCAGGACTTTGGGATTTACCTGCGCCGAGAGTTGCTCTAACGTTGCGATCGCATCCCCAACTGACTCAAACACGCCTAGCAAACTTGACTCGGGCTTTGGTGGATTTTCAAAAAGCCACGCAGGCTTTTATTTTACTACTACCGTTTCAAAAAAGTGAAGATTTAAGTATTGCCGAAGCTATTCAACCCCAACTTAAAGATGTCAGCAAGATTTTGTGTCTGGAAGATCCGCAACTTTTGAAAGGTGTGTTTCGCGGTGTTGAGATGGCAATTGGGATGCGTCTGCACAGCTTGATTATGGCTGCGGCTGTTGGTTGTCGCTGTTTTGCTCTCAGTTATGACCCTAAGGTAAATCGTCTTATGGAAGACTTGGAAATGCCTGGGTGGGATTTAGCGAGTTTACCCGAAGACCCGAATTTGATTAGTCTGACTTGGATGGAGCATTACGCTAACGGTGATCCGTTATCACCTGAGCAAATACAATCTTTGGTAGATAGAGCATTAATGCACCGCGAGTTATTGAGCCAAGCTTTATTTAATATAGGACTTACGCAATAA
- a CDS encoding glycosyltransferase family 87 protein → MISFGFWNLIIVIVVALVLKNNWRLDGEKAAWKNSLFLKSTVSQRLIQFFRQPIVNLLVQAVVVLVVTRFLCYTGWLVYFLNQPHPPLWDFQWYYVASKLAHQHLSPFNVEIFNQTFCTITKVCGSLPPFVYPPNIIPLVWFLGYFSMNTAFKISIVMHILAIGLALWGANILLESKSPALRTICTISVALIYGLVRDFQVGNIAIFIAVLILWMFILARKHQDIPAGVCLGLALCKPTLAALFILYFLLKRRFSLVFVSVVTVTCLVFLGLALTGNSLTQFLSDAARGFLLWQNDPSVSPYISIGRLDLMVVGPRLFPNNPFFAKLLSDIIVLILVGLAGWYWYLQQSFTAWSKKIYLAEMVIVSCLSIGINYSQGTSSVMLIPAVVFLLNDLLYQIRYCTFSKRRMSVWLAGVCSLAVQTAVIHGWLMGSLAKHWNVKAGELPYIMKVTIFALPSYAILGITLSILVLAISSLGQKQVLKFEPLNRVSI, encoded by the coding sequence ATGATCAGCTTTGGCTTTTGGAACCTAATTATAGTAATTGTAGTTGCTTTAGTTCTCAAAAATAATTGGCGATTAGATGGTGAAAAGGCAGCCTGGAAAAATTCTTTATTCTTAAAATCTACTGTGAGCCAACGGTTGATACAATTTTTTCGTCAACCAATTGTTAACTTACTCGTCCAAGCAGTTGTTGTATTAGTCGTTACAAGATTTCTCTGTTATACAGGTTGGCTAGTTTATTTCCTAAATCAACCACATCCACCCTTATGGGATTTTCAGTGGTATTATGTGGCGAGTAAATTGGCTCATCAACATTTGAGTCCCTTTAATGTCGAGATTTTTAACCAAACTTTCTGTACCATAACTAAGGTGTGTGGATCTCTTCCACCGTTTGTCTATCCACCTAATATTATTCCTCTGGTCTGGTTTCTCGGTTATTTTTCGATGAATACTGCATTTAAAATCTCGATTGTGATGCATATATTAGCAATCGGTTTGGCCTTATGGGGAGCGAATATCCTCTTGGAGTCGAAGTCGCCAGCTTTGAGAACTATTTGCACAATCTCGGTTGCCTTGATTTATGGCTTAGTTCGCGATTTTCAAGTTGGTAATATTGCCATTTTCATTGCAGTTCTGATTTTATGGATGTTTATCTTGGCTAGAAAACATCAGGATATTCCAGCAGGTGTTTGCTTGGGGCTTGCCCTTTGTAAACCAACATTAGCTGCATTATTTATTCTGTATTTTCTCCTTAAAAGAAGATTTTCTCTAGTTTTTGTATCTGTTGTCACAGTCACTTGTCTAGTATTTTTAGGTCTAGCCTTAACGGGCAATTCTTTGACACAATTCCTGTCGGATGCAGCTCGGGGATTTTTACTCTGGCAAAATGATCCATCAGTTAGCCCTTATATTTCGATCGGTCGCCTTGATTTGATGGTTGTGGGCCCAAGATTATTCCCTAATAACCCATTCTTTGCCAAGCTTTTGTCAGATATAATTGTTCTGATACTCGTTGGTTTGGCAGGTTGGTATTGGTATCTACAACAATCTTTCACAGCCTGGTCAAAAAAAATCTACTTAGCAGAAATGGTAATAGTTTCTTGCTTGAGTATTGGCATCAACTATTCACAGGGAACTAGTTCTGTGATGTTAATACCTGCTGTGGTTTTTTTGCTAAATGATTTGCTGTATCAGATCAGGTATTGTACATTCTCTAAAAGAAGAATGTCTGTTTGGTTAGCAGGGGTTTGCTCTCTTGCAGTGCAAACAGCAGTTATTCATGGCTGGCTCATGGGTTCTCTAGCAAAGCACTGGAACGTGAAAGCAGGAGAATTGCCATACATTATGAAAGTAACTATCTTCGCCCTACCGAGTTATGCCATTTTAGGAATCACCCTAAGTATTTTAGTCTTAGCAATTAGTTCCCTTGGTCAAAAACAGGTTCTTAAATTTGAACCTTTGAATCGGGTGTCAATTTAA
- the pgeF gene encoding peptidoglycan editing factor PgeF yields MHTWYWRNWEGLPYLTCSILEHWHHGFFTQQFWPRSPQVITEVLQPAASVYRLKQVHGNTVLTPQEVESFLSTVGEDLASADGLISEQPLQAVWVASADCTPVLIGDVVTGRVAALHAGWRGTAKKIVPLAIARLQSQGSKLDDLRIAMGPAIAGEVYQVSIEVAAEIGASIIPHDDQQKILTALHELPNSPLLEDPNPGKVKLDVRRVNTLQLENLGISAEQVAIAPYCTFQTPEHFFSYRREKEKKVQWSGIVSA; encoded by the coding sequence ATGCACACTTGGTACTGGCGCAATTGGGAAGGACTGCCCTATTTAACTTGTAGTATTCTGGAACATTGGCATCACGGCTTCTTTACCCAGCAGTTTTGGCCGCGATCGCCACAAGTTATCACAGAAGTATTGCAACCAGCGGCATCAGTCTATCGCTTAAAGCAGGTTCATGGCAATACTGTTCTGACTCCCCAAGAAGTTGAGAGCTTCTTAAGCACTGTTGGGGAGGATTTAGCATCGGCGGATGGTTTAATTAGTGAGCAGCCTCTACAAGCAGTCTGGGTAGCTAGTGCAGATTGTACACCCGTACTGATTGGGGATGTGGTAACTGGACGAGTGGCAGCATTACACGCAGGCTGGCGGGGAACTGCCAAGAAAATTGTGCCCTTAGCGATCGCTCGACTCCAATCTCAAGGTAGCAAACTCGATGATTTGAGAATTGCGATGGGCCCGGCGATCGCTGGTGAGGTTTACCAAGTCTCTATCGAAGTGGCTGCCGAAATTGGGGCTAGTATTATACCACATGATGATCAACAAAAAATTCTAACTGCATTACATGAGCTACCCAATTCACCCTTGCTGGAAGATCCCAATCCTGGAAAGGTAAAGTTGGATGTCCGGCGAGTGAATACCTTACAACTAGAAAATTTGGGGATTAGTGCAGAACAAGTTGCGATCGCACCTTATTGTACTTTTCAAACTCCAGAGCATTTCTTTTCTTACCGCCGGGAGAAAGAGAAAAAAGTTCAGTGGTCAGGAATTGTCAGCGCTTAA
- a CDS encoding biotin--[acetyl-CoA-carboxylase] ligase, translating into MEFNLQNLEAALKAGRKYTYLPFSLHFFESVSSTNQTLWNLLNQGAISGTVVIATVQSAGRGQWGRQWISPVGGLYVSVAISFDYKIEATDSYQLTFASAWGIASQLRQCGVDAGIKWPNDLVLNGRKLGGILTETKVSKGQITQAVIGVGINWTNTVPETGINLESWQASQDFRPISCLETLTSTVLLGIESGMECLCQEGVSILLSRYLDLLTNMGDKVYVNNLSGTVVGVTPQGNLRVDLETDDTKELITPEIYIQPGTISLGYHKSSV; encoded by the coding sequence GTGGAATTTAATCTGCAAAACTTGGAAGCAGCCTTGAAAGCAGGGCGTAAGTATACATATTTACCATTTTCTCTTCACTTTTTTGAAAGCGTCTCCTCAACTAACCAAACCCTCTGGAACTTGCTCAACCAAGGGGCTATTTCAGGAACAGTAGTAATTGCAACTGTGCAATCTGCTGGGCGGGGACAATGGGGACGCCAGTGGATTTCTCCGGTTGGGGGATTATATGTTTCGGTAGCAATTTCTTTCGACTACAAAATAGAGGCTACTGACAGCTACCAGCTAACTTTTGCTAGTGCTTGGGGAATTGCGTCTCAATTACGCCAATGCGGTGTAGATGCTGGGATAAAATGGCCCAATGATTTAGTTTTAAATGGTCGCAAACTAGGCGGCATTTTGACAGAAACCAAAGTAAGCAAAGGACAAATCACCCAAGCAGTAATTGGTGTTGGTATTAACTGGACAAACACAGTACCGGAAACTGGAATCAATCTGGAATCGTGGCAAGCTTCCCAAGATTTCAGACCAATTTCTTGTCTGGAAACGCTAACCTCTACAGTCTTACTGGGAATAGAATCCGGTATGGAGTGCCTTTGTCAAGAAGGAGTAAGCATACTCTTGTCTCGCTATTTAGATTTGCTTACAAACATGGGTGATAAGGTGTACGTCAATAATCTTTCAGGTACTGTAGTTGGGGTGACTCCTCAAGGAAATTTACGAGTTGATTTGGAAACAGATGATACAAAGGAACTAATTACACCGGAAATTTATATTCAACCCGGTACAATCAGTTTGGGGTACCATAAATCTTCCGTTTAA
- a CDS encoding M23 family metallopeptidase produces the protein MTQRNNSAHHRLHYLWQQGLTKKRFASTLPAQSLCWLSSVSLLSGGFVFAQTETQVDNIVPTVENSQPTAITNPVNTERSRSVKKQAVAPEAAPAQPEFSQRRARLSQRLHKTKVAQSKEPVRQSTPKIEAAQAVVIIRQSKPKVETSQATPARVRLEKPNTPARSLPEKLREVAQPANNSNSTVSATAGKTKDYNNAYIDPNSYDSGATGIYQAPNSVILTERASGCRAILPSGQSVLGGVCAKIPQRSVADSNGKPAPNWLRRSQNAQLPVVPPVRQIATTGNTSRWRPTQSGSSGVTKSAFRPNRFIPNPSEFSPTTVSATPIAPSGGTLPPPMADGNIAPRPSTVAYDFSLASVLPQIPYTGVVAYSGTGMMYPLSIPAPITSLFGWRVHPITGNQRFHAGTDLGAPMGTPVLAAAAGQVETANWVGGYGLTVILNHKSAEQTLYGHMSEILVQPGQWVQPGTVIGRVGSTGASTGPHLHFEVRHLTQDGWVATDPGVQLQSALSQLVRGLQTAQVSQQPGS, from the coding sequence ATGACGCAGCGCAATAATTCTGCCCATCATCGTTTGCATTACTTATGGCAGCAAGGTCTAACGAAAAAACGCTTTGCCTCAACGCTACCAGCTCAGAGCCTTTGTTGGCTGAGTAGCGTCAGCCTCCTCAGCGGCGGCTTTGTGTTTGCCCAAACGGAAACACAAGTAGACAATATCGTTCCCACTGTTGAAAATTCCCAGCCAACAGCAATTACAAACCCAGTTAACACTGAGCGAAGCCGAAGTGTTAAAAAACAGGCTGTAGCACCCGAAGCAGCGCCAGCGCAACCGGAATTTTCTCAACGACGAGCCAGACTCAGCCAGAGATTACATAAGACAAAGGTTGCTCAATCAAAAGAGCCAGTTAGGCAATCTACACCCAAAATCGAAGCTGCCCAAGCTGTTGTGATTATCAGACAGTCAAAACCCAAGGTAGAAACCTCCCAGGCTACTCCTGCAAGGGTGAGACTGGAAAAACCCAATACCCCTGCCCGTTCTTTACCTGAAAAACTAAGAGAAGTTGCTCAACCAGCAAATAACTCGAACAGCACTGTCAGTGCAACGGCGGGGAAAACCAAGGATTATAATAACGCCTATATTGATCCTAATAGTTATGACAGTGGTGCCACAGGTATTTATCAAGCACCAAATTCCGTAATCCTCACAGAACGCGCCAGTGGTTGTCGAGCCATTTTGCCGTCAGGGCAAAGTGTATTAGGCGGCGTTTGTGCCAAAATACCCCAGAGGAGTGTAGCTGATTCTAATGGTAAACCAGCACCTAATTGGCTCAGAAGAAGTCAAAATGCCCAATTACCAGTAGTTCCACCCGTGCGACAGATTGCAACTACTGGCAACACCAGTAGATGGCGTCCTACTCAAAGTGGTTCTAGTGGTGTCACCAAGAGCGCATTTCGTCCGAATCGGTTTATCCCGAATCCCAGCGAGTTCAGCCCCACAACAGTCAGTGCAACTCCCATCGCACCGAGTGGCGGGACTTTACCTCCACCAATGGCAGATGGCAACATTGCACCCCGCCCCAGCACTGTAGCTTACGACTTCTCGCTAGCATCAGTATTACCGCAAATCCCGTACACTGGGGTAGTCGCTTATAGTGGTACGGGAATGATGTATCCATTATCTATTCCCGCTCCCATTACTTCTTTGTTTGGTTGGCGAGTTCATCCAATCACGGGTAATCAACGCTTCCATGCTGGTACAGACTTGGGTGCGCCTATGGGAACACCAGTTTTGGCAGCAGCTGCTGGTCAAGTGGAAACTGCTAACTGGGTGGGTGGTTATGGTTTAACCGTTATCCTGAATCACAAATCTGCTGAACAAACTCTCTACGGTCACATGTCAGAGATCCTTGTTCAACCTGGTCAGTGGGTACAACCTGGAACTGTGATCGGGCGAGTTGGCAGCACTGGGGCCTCCACAGGCCCTCACCTGCACTTTGAAGTTCGCCACCTAACACAAGATGGGTGGGTTGCAACTGACCCAGGCGTGCAATTACAGTCCGCCCTCAGCCAGTTAGTCCGAGGTTTGCAAACCGCTCAGGTAAGCCAACAACCAGGCAGCTAG
- a CDS encoding riboflavin synthase produces MFTGLIQALGTMEPLGGDSWQITCVSQPGEVIMQDLAYGDSVAVDGVCLTVEKVLNDGFIATASPETLRRTTLGGEQTQQKYVNLEASLKVGSKVGGHFVMGHVDGIGRLLVAEQTASSWEMTFIASQAIARYIVPKGSIAVNGISLTVASYEPELCQFKVAVIPLTYAETNLRYLVSDSLVNLEGDILGKYVEKFLSSGNPHTTAPDETSIDGITPAFLAEHGYL; encoded by the coding sequence GTGTTTACAGGATTAATCCAGGCATTAGGAACGATGGAACCCTTAGGGGGTGATTCTTGGCAAATTACTTGTGTAAGCCAGCCGGGTGAAGTAATTATGCAAGATTTGGCTTATGGTGACAGTGTTGCAGTAGATGGCGTTTGCCTGACAGTAGAAAAAGTTTTAAACGACGGGTTTATCGCCACGGCTTCACCGGAAACGCTACGTCGCACAACGTTGGGAGGTGAGCAAACGCAACAGAAATATGTCAATTTAGAAGCGTCGCTAAAGGTGGGCAGCAAAGTTGGTGGTCATTTTGTGATGGGTCATGTAGACGGCATAGGTCGATTGCTAGTGGCAGAACAAACGGCTAGTTCTTGGGAAATGACCTTTATTGCATCCCAGGCGATCGCCCGGTACATTGTCCCCAAAGGTAGCATTGCTGTCAATGGCATCAGCCTCACAGTAGCCTCATATGAGCCAGAACTCTGCCAATTCAAGGTGGCAGTAATTCCCCTCACCTATGCCGAGACAAATCTTCGCTATTTGGTTTCTGACAGTTTGGTGAATCTAGAAGGGGATATTCTCGGCAAATATGTGGAAAAATTCCTTTCCTCTGGCAACCCACACACCACAGCCCCTGATGAAACTAGTATAGATGGCATTACACCCGCATTCTTAGCAGAACACGGGTATCTGTGA
- a CDS encoding bifunctional nuclease family protein — protein MIEMKVAGIALDAITRSPIVLLKDSSDRRALPIYIGQEQARAIMGALENQKPPRPLTHDLIVNLLETWNMTLEKVIIHSLQKDTFYAALIVQQGDVKKEIDARPSDAIAIALRTNTPIWVMEEVIADASIPVDRDADEAEQQAFREFISNLRPEDLIKRFGNGDS, from the coding sequence ATGATTGAAATGAAAGTCGCTGGCATAGCATTAGATGCCATAACCCGCAGCCCGATCGTCCTTTTGAAAGATTCTTCAGATCGGCGGGCTTTGCCAATTTACATCGGTCAGGAACAGGCTAGGGCAATTATGGGTGCATTGGAGAATCAGAAGCCTCCCAGACCCTTAACCCACGACTTGATTGTGAATCTTCTAGAGACTTGGAATATGACTCTAGAAAAGGTGATTATTCATTCCCTGCAAAAGGATACATTTTATGCGGCTTTAATTGTTCAGCAAGGCGATGTTAAAAAAGAAATTGACGCGCGTCCTAGCGATGCGATCGCCATTGCCCTCCGTACAAATACCCCTATATGGGTAATGGAAGAAGTTATTGCCGATGCTTCTATCCCTGTTGATCGCGATGCAGATGAAGCCGAACAGCAAGCCTTCCGTGAATTTATTTCCAATCTCCGTCCTGAAGATTTGATCAAGCGCTTTGGTAATGGCGACAGCTAG
- a CDS encoding aldo/keto reductase, whose translation MQYRRFGKTNLRLSVFSLGTMRYLASFENAHQTIEQALALGINHLETAKGYGKSEEYLGRALKAGLSVPRTRLHVTTKIPATADADSMRRYIDESLERLQLDYLDCLGVHGLNTWQHLEWVQAKNGCMQAVEEAIADGRVRHVGFSTHGPLELIQAAINTDFFEFVYLHYYYFFQRHAPAIQLAAEKDMGIFIISPADKGGRLYTPPQTLTDLCKPYSPLELSYRFLLADSRITTLSIGPANPDELRQPLRIADYDGELTSAEISAFQKLENHQKVALQTDKCSQCYACLPCPENINIPEVLRLRNLAVAYDMKDYGQYRYGMFENAGHWFPGMKANRCTECGDCLPRCPEKLDIPALLEDTHQKLSGKAGRRLWD comes from the coding sequence ATGCAATACCGACGTTTTGGGAAAACGAATCTGCGCCTCTCGGTTTTTTCTCTGGGAACAATGCGCTACCTGGCTTCTTTTGAAAATGCTCACCAGACTATCGAACAAGCCTTAGCGCTAGGAATTAATCATTTAGAAACCGCCAAAGGTTATGGCAAAAGTGAGGAGTATCTTGGTAGGGCGCTAAAAGCTGGGTTGTCAGTACCCCGAACGAGGCTTCACGTCACTACCAAAATCCCAGCCACAGCAGATGCTGACTCCATGCGTCGGTACATCGATGAATCCCTAGAACGATTACAGCTAGATTATTTAGATTGCTTAGGTGTTCATGGCTTGAACACTTGGCAACATTTGGAGTGGGTGCAAGCCAAAAATGGCTGTATGCAAGCCGTAGAGGAAGCTATCGCTGATGGTCGAGTCCGACACGTTGGTTTTTCCACCCACGGGCCATTAGAGCTAATTCAGGCAGCAATCAATACAGATTTTTTTGAATTTGTCTATCTGCATTATTATTATTTTTTCCAACGGCACGCACCAGCGATTCAGCTAGCTGCCGAAAAGGACATGGGCATTTTTATAATTTCCCCTGCTGACAAGGGAGGACGCCTCTATACGCCACCCCAAACCCTAACAGATCTGTGTAAGCCGTATTCACCCTTAGAGCTAAGTTATCGTTTTTTACTTGCAGATAGCCGTATTACTACTTTAAGTATCGGGCCAGCAAACCCAGATGAATTAAGGCAACCTTTGCGAATAGCTGACTATGATGGAGAGTTAACATCAGCAGAAATTTCTGCTTTCCAGAAATTAGAAAATCACCAAAAAGTTGCTTTGCAAACTGATAAGTGTAGCCAGTGTTATGCTTGTTTGCCCTGTCCAGAAAATATCAATATTCCCGAAGTGTTGCGGTTACGTAATCTTGCAGTAGCATACGACATGAAAGATTATGGACAATATCGTTACGGAATGTTTGAAAATGCTGGTCACTGGTTCCCTGGAATGAAAGCCAACCGCTGTACAGAATGCGGTGACTGTTTGCCTCGGTGTCCAGAAAAATTAGATATTCCAGCATTATTGGAAGATACTCACCAAAAATTAAGTGGGAAAGCAGGTAGGAGATTGTGGGATTGA